The genomic DNA TGCACGGGAGTGAAAAAATCAAAACCGTGTTTTGATTTTTGAGAGGGTCGTGAGGCCCTCTACAAAAAAGAGCGAAGCGGGAAGAGATCAGAGACTCGGTTCGTTATCCAAAGCATAAGAAGAAATAAAGAGAAGAGGCCATGAAATATGGCCAATGAGCTCAGTAAAAAGGTGTGTAATTTACATACCTTTTTTTAATGGTGGTGATTTAAAATTAGCATCAATAATTTCAATAGATTGCGCATTTTAGTCCGTTTTTTTGCTGTTTAGCCTATAAATACTTAAAAAAAAAGGCTCTATTTTAAAGAACTTAGATTTTTTGGGTGCAAAAGCCTTGCATTTTGATGTAGGCTATATAGATAAGTAAGCGTTAAAAGTAGAGCATACTTTTAACATAAAAAGAGATTTTTTAAGTTATTTCAATAACTTATGTTTTTTTAAATGCTTTGCTAAAGTATTCAATCAGACATAATCTCTATAATGTGTAGGTAGCAAAAGGTCTTTTAAAGTGGGATTTGGCTCTCATTTTTTAAGGCCTTTTTCTTTTTTTAAGGCATTTTTTATAAAAAAGTGGGAAATGGTTTCAATAAAAACATTAAGTTATGAGAATCTTTGATTTTCATTTTTTTTCAAGGTAGGCTCATTTTTAATGATTCGTTCTGATCTTAGACCCATATTACTGTTTTCCAGTGTTTTAGAAGCCAATGCGTTTATGAGCCATTTTCTTAAAGGAGAAGAGTTGGTTTGGAGTTTTGCCCACCATTATGGTTACAGCATGATGGATAAGCCATTTAAGTTGACCTGTGTGGTGACGGGTTTTACGCCTGAACAAGCGACCAAAGGTTTAGAAAGTGCATTGGAAAGATTTCCTCACAGCAATATACTGATGGGTCTGGGGGTTTGTTCAGGTTTAGTTAAAACCGCAGCTCGAGGAGATATGTGCTTGGCAAAACGCGTGCAACTGGAAAGTGATAAAACTTATGTTTTGGGCGATCATAAATTACAGGTATTGCAGGAAAGTTGTGAAAGTAAGGGGACCAAAGTACTCCAAGCCATGTATACCTGCGCACAACACTTGCGTTCAAGCACAGAAAAAGCGGCTGTACATGTTGCCAGTCAATGTGACGTTTATGATACCAGTTCAGCAGCTTGGGTTAAGGTGGCCTTGGAACAGCATAAATCGTGCTTAATTTTTAAAACGGTGGCGGATAATGCTCAGGAAATTATCTCTCCAGATTTCTTAGCGTCTATGGACAAGTTTGGGCATCTACGTGCAGGAAAAGTTTTTTTGAAACGAATTTTTAATTCCAGCTTGTATAAAAGTCTACAAAAACTCAATCCCAAAGCCATGCGTCTGTTGTTACAGCCACAGGCACAGATGGTTTATGCCTTATTAAATGATGTTAAGAGTCAGCAAAGTTATTCCGAGCAAGAAACTGTAAAAAGAGAAGATCCACAACTTTCCTTGTTGGATCCAGCGTAACAAGAGTTTTAAAGCAAAAAAACCGGAAATAAAAGCGGTTATAAACGCCACAGTTGCCTCTGTCCATTGGATAGAGGATAAATCACCGCGCAAAGTTAAAAGAAATGCTGCAAAAATAGTGGGTATGGAAAGAATAAACGCATAATCACCAACCAACTTTCGCTCGGCTTTAAGATGCATTAAAGTGGCAATACAACTACCAGAACGAGATATACCCGGAAGCACAGCAAAAGCTTGTGCCAAACCCACCCAAATAGAGTCACGCAGGTTGAGCTGTTTAATGTTCTTACGACCTATAGGGGCATAGCGACTACTCAATAAAATAAAGCCATTGAGGATAAACAAACAGGCCAACAAAATAGGTTTTTGACCAATAAATTCAATGTGGTCTTTGATGAGAAGCGCAAGGCAACCCGTCACAAAAAAGCTGATCGTGACCAACCCTAAAAAGTGCAGATGGGTATCATGTGTTGGCAGCCATTGTTTTTGCTTGAGACTTTGAATACAATATACTGGCAGCTGTTTGCAAGCCCGTAAAAGTTTAAGGCACTGAACACGAAAAACAATCAATGTGGCCAGAAGTGTTGCCAAGTGAACAAAAACATCTAAAAATAAAGGTGCCTCTTGATCAAACATAAGATCTAAAATGGCCAGGTGTCCTGAACTGGATACGGGGATAAATTCAGTTAAGCCTTGCAGAAGGCCCATGAAAAATGCACCCAGTAAAGTCATGCTTAAAATTTATCCTTTTTGACAAAACTCAGATAATACTGAAGTTCAGCGATGGACTCCTTAATATCATCTAAAGCCCGGTGTTTGTTTTGTTTTTCAAAGTGCAAGTTGTAATGGCGTTTGAAAACTTCTTTAAATGAAGACACATCCACCATTCTGTAATGAAGCATGTTGGATAAAAGCGGCATGTAGGCATCAATAAACTTTCTGTCTTGACCAATGGAGTTGCCGGCCAGAATGATTTTGTCTTTGCTATGAAAATGCTGTTTGAGCTGCTGACACAAATCGACTTCAATTTTAGTTAAGGCGGGTGCGGAAGGGATTTTAGCCGTTAAGCCACTTTCGCCGTGGGTTTTTACGCACCATTCATCCATACGCTCTAAAACTTCTGGCGGTTGAAACACGGGTGTTTCAAAGCTGTGCAAAACATTAAATTGCTCATCGGTGATGATAATGGCAACTTCAATAATTTTATGAATCTGTGGCTCAAGACCTGTCATTTCCATATCCAGCCAAAGATATTGACCACACTTTTTTTGATTTGCCATGAGACGCTTTTAGCATAGCTTATCATGATCCACAAAACGTAGCGGCTTACTTTAAGAACTTTTTACGCAAAGGGGTACCCAAAGGTAGCCGGTACCTTTGGGTACTTCTATTAAGCTTGAATACCCTGACATTTTTCTGTAAATGAGGGGGCATGTTAGAAGTAGCTTTGGTGCATCCACAGATTCCATGGAATACCGGTAACGTTGGCCGAACCTGCGTGGCCACTCAAACCAAACTGCATTTGGTTAAGCCCCTGGGTTTTGATTTGGATGATAAAAAAATGAAGCGAGCGGGCTTGGATTACTGGCCCAATTTAGATCTACAGGTGCACGCTAACCTAGAAGATTTTCAAAATTATCTGGAGCAAAACAACAGGCGTCCTATCTTATTTTCTCGTTTTGCCACGCAATCTTATCTCGACTTTGACTACACCAATAAAGATGTTTTAATTTTTGGTTCTGAAACAAAAGGTTTACCGGATGAGTTTAAGCAACAACATCCAACACTCTTGGCCAATATTCCAACACCAGGACAAGTAAGAAGCTTGAATTTGTCTACATCTATGGCCATAGCTTTGTTTGAAGCAAGACGCCAGATTACTTAATAAAATTAATCAGTTAAGCTTTGTTTTTTGCTTTTGCGCCGTGCTTGAGTTTTTTTTCTAAGTGGGATAAGAAAAAAAATTATGAAAACAAAGCTCGATCCCTGTCCTAAATCTCCAAACTGTGTGTGTAGTTTTGATACTCCTAAGTCAGATTCGCATTACATTAAACCCATTCGATTACGCAGAAAAACTCAAGGCTTGGCGCATTTGTATGAGTTTTTGGAAGCTAGAAAAGACTGTACAGTGTTGGCTAAAAAATCCAATTACATCAAAGCAGTCTTTGTAACCCCCCTTTTAAGGTTTAAAGATGATGTTGAGTTTTTACTCGCAGAAAATGGCCGAACATTGCATGTGCGTTCAGCATCAAGAGTTGGTCATTCTGATTTAGGAACAAACCGACGTCGGATAGAAAGCATGCGTAGCGCCATTGAAAAACTTTAAAAGAGTTTGCAGTTAAAAAGCTTAAGAATGGAACACTGAACTTTATGATGCAAAACAATAAAACGTATTATGCAATCAGCTACAAAGATCCTAAAGAAGGGACGATTTTAACCCTTAAAGCTCGGAAAATGGTTGACTCCAGTTTGGGCCTGGGTTTTGTAGCCATCTCTGACTTTGTGTTTGAAAATAATAAGCTGGTGGTGACTCCAGATGAAGAAGCCTTGATGAAGCGCTTGGAAAATGTCAAAACTCTGCATTTATCAATCTATTCTATTTTATCGGTGAGTGAAATGGGTGAAGAAAACAAAGGTTTAAAGTTTAAGCATGATAAGGCCAATGTTTTGCTTATGCCAAACAATAACAAATCGTCTTAGCTTGGCCGTAAATCGTGCCCATACACTATAAAAATACATATCTTTGTGATTTATCTAAAGATGAGTTTATGGCTTTTTTTGCTCAACAAGGTCTGGGGTCAGGTGCAGCAAAAGATATGTTTAAGGCTCTCTATCAACAGCCTTTGAATGATTTAAAAATTTTGTTTACTAAAAATAAACATCTTGACGAAAAGCAATTGAAAATTGATTTACCAGAACATAAAACTACAGTTGCTCAAGATCAAAGTACAAAGTTTCTTATCAATATGTCACATAAAGAAGCTGTTGAAGCGGTTCGTATGCCCATTATCAATCAAAGTTCACAAAGAACAACGGCCTGTGTTTCCAGCCAAGTGGGCTGTGCACTGGATTGTTCATTTTGTATAACCGGTACCTTAGGTTTAAAGCGTAATTTAAAGACTTGGGAAGTGATAGAGCAAGTCTTGTTGATGAATCAACGTTATCCTCAACAGCCAGTAAGCAATGTGGTGTTTATGGGCATGGGCGAGCCTTTTTATAATTACAATGCCATAAAGCGTGCCGCAGAAATTTTAAGTGATCATATGGGGCTCAATATTGCGCGGAAACGTATTACTGTATCAACCGCTGGGGTTGTGCCTAAAATTTTATCTTGGGCCAAAGAAGGCCAAACCAATTTAGCGGTATCTTTGATATCGGCAATACAAGAAAAGCGCAGTCAGCTTATGTCTATCAATGACAGATACCCTTTATCTGAACTGTTGCAAAGTATTGAAAGCTATACGCAAAGCACCGGTAAAAAGGTTTTGTGCGAATATATTCTTATTAAAGATTTAACTGATGGGCAAGAAGATATAGAGGCATTGGCACACCGTCTAAAAAGTCTTAATGTTACGGTGAACTTAATTCCCTACAACGAAAATAAAAGTTTTGCTTATCAACGACCCAGCAAGCAACGTATTCTAAAGTTTAGAGATGACTTACGCCAAAAAGGTATTTTTGCCACCATTCGCTGGAGTTATGGCCATGATATTGGCGCAGCCTGTGGTCAGTTAAAAAAAAATATTTAATTAGAGTTACTAAAAGCCTAATTTAGTTTTATTGCTGAAGAAGTGTGAGCTGAATAAGATGTAATGTTGTGTTGAAATTGATGAAGAGGATATTTTAACCTGCTGGTATGAATGGGCAGAATTGCAACAAACCGCGGGCAGTGTGTATAGCGTTCTTCTTGGCTTGAAGCGAGTTAAGACTTATAAGACTTTGGCATGAATCAACAAGCTACATCACAGTCTCAGACAAATATAAAAAACAGTTTCTAAATTAATAAGTATAAGCTATTAAATTGATTTTTCATGGTTGCTTTATCTTAGATTGAAACTATAATTGTTCTATGCACTTTCGATACAGCGTAATGATTTTTTTTGTTTCCATAGGTTTAGGTTTGAGTAAAACTTTTGCTTGGGATGTTAACAGCTTTAAAAAACCACAGGATAAAATTTTAAAGAAACAACTCAGTCCCATTGAGTATGAAGTAACCCAAAAGAATGGCACAGAACGTCCGTTTAAAAATACTTATTGGGATAATAAAAAAGACGGAATTTATGTTGATGTGGTGTCTGGTGAACCATTGTTCAGTTCTGTCCATAAATTTAAATCAGGAACCGGCTGGCCCAGCTTTTATCAACCTATTGATGGCCATTATATTATTGAAAAAGATGATTGGAGTTTTTTGGGCAAGCGCATAGAAGTGCGCAGTCGTTATGCGGACAGTCACCTGGGACATGTGTTTGCCGATGGTCCAAAACCTACAGGTCTACGCTACTGTATTAATTCTGCCGCTTTAACATTTATTCCTAAACAAGAGTTAAAAGCAAAAGGCTATGCCGAGTATGTCAATATGTTTGATAAAAGCGCCACACAAGAGACAAAGCAACAACTAAAAACAGCCGTGTTTGCAGGCGGATGTTTTTGGTGTCTGGAAAAACCTTTTGATGAACTTAAAGGCGTTAAAAAAACCATCTCAGGTTACAGTGGAGGGAAAGCCAAAAATGCCAAGTACAAAACTGTAGCAGCCGGTGGAACGCAACATATTGAGGCTTTAGAAGTTACCTATGATCCAAAACAAATCAGCTATGAAGATTTGTTGCAAGTGTATTGGAAAAACATAGACCCCTTTGATTCACAAGGACAGTTTTGTGACAAAGGCTATCAATACACGCCGGCTATTTTTTACCAGGGTAGTCAAGAGCAGCAGCAAGCCAAAGCCTCTTTGAGTTTAGCCCAAAGAGTAAAAAAAAAGAATGAAAGTATTGCGGTGAGAATTGTTCCATTGAAGAGTTTTTTTCCAGCAGAAGAGTACCACCAGGATTATTATCAGAAAAATCCAATTCGTTATAAATATTACCGCTACCGCTGCGGTAGAGATCAGCGCCTGCAAGACATTTGGGGCGAAAGATAGCCGTTACTTTTTGCTAAAACTTATTTTTTTAGGTTCAGTTCAATGGGGCAGTGATCGGAACCCATGACTTGATCTTGATGCTGCATGCCTTTTAAGCGGTCTTTGAGTTCTGGGTTACAGCTGAAGTAATCAATTCTCCAACCCACGTTTCTGACTCTGGCTTGAGCGCGGTAACTCCACCATGTGTATTGATCTGGATTTTGATTGAACTCTCTAAAAATATCAAGATAGCCGGCATCCGTGTAAGTGTCCATCCAGGCTCGCTCTTCTGGCAGGTAACCAGCATTGCCTTCATTGGCTTTTGGCCTGGCCAAATCAATGGGTTTATGGGCAATGTTGTAGTCCCCACACAAAATCACATGTTTGCCTTGAGCTTTGAGTTGATCCAAATGCTTGTGCATGGCTTGGCAAAAACGCACTTTATAATCAATACGCTTGCCTTTGTCTTGGCTATTGGGGAAATAGGCATTAACCAAGGTAAACTCTGGGTATTCAATATTCACCACCCGGCCCTCAGCATCAAATTCATCAATGCTCAGACCATTGGTAATATTCAATGGATCTTTTTTAAAGTACAAGGCAACACTGCTGTAGCCTTTTTTTTGGGCACTGAACCAATGTGAATGATACTTTTTAGGGTGGAGTTGTTCTTCTGTGAGTTGGTCTTGCCAAGCTTTGGTTTCCTGAATGGCCACAATATCGGCATCTTGTTGCTCAAACCAGTCCAAAAATCCTTTTTTCCATACGGCGCGAATACCATTCACATTCCAAGATATGAGTTTCATGGTCTATACATGCGGTATGAAGTTTATTTTGTCAACAAAACTGTATTTGACATTTTTTTGCAATCGCCATAAACATGATGTCTCATGTCAAAATAAGAGGTAAAAATGCATTTTAAAATTATCATC from bacterium includes the following:
- a CDS encoding undecaprenyl-diphosphate phosphatase; this encodes MTLLGAFFMGLLQGLTEFIPVSSSGHLAILDLMFDQEAPLFLDVFVHLATLLATLIVFRVQCLKLLRACKQLPVYCIQSLKQKQWLPTHDTHLHFLGLVTISFFVTGCLALLIKDHIEFIGQKPILLACLFILNGFILLSSRYAPIGRKNIKQLNLRDSIWVGLAQAFAVLPGISRSGSCIATLMHLKAERKLVGDYAFILSIPTIFAAFLLTLRGDLSSIQWTEATVAFITAFISGFFALKLLLRWIQQGKLWIFSFYSFLLGITLLTLNII
- the orn gene encoding oligoribonuclease; the encoded protein is MANQKKCGQYLWLDMEMTGLEPQIHKIIEVAIIITDEQFNVLHSFETPVFQPPEVLERMDEWCVKTHGESGLTAKIPSAPALTKIEVDLCQQLKQHFHSKDKIILAGNSIGQDRKFIDAYMPLLSNMLHYRMVDVSSFKEVFKRHYNLHFEKQNKHRALDDIKESIAELQYYLSFVKKDKF
- a CDS encoding tRNA (cytidine(34)-2'-O)-methyltransferase, with translation MLEVALVHPQIPWNTGNVGRTCVATQTKLHLVKPLGFDLDDKKMKRAGLDYWPNLDLQVHANLEDFQNYLEQNNRRPILFSRFATQSYLDFDYTNKDVLIFGSETKGLPDEFKQQHPTLLANIPTPGQVRSLNLSTSMAIALFEARRQIT
- a CDS encoding DUF1499 domain-containing protein gives rise to the protein MKTKLDPCPKSPNCVCSFDTPKSDSHYIKPIRLRRKTQGLAHLYEFLEARKDCTVLAKKSNYIKAVFVTPLLRFKDDVEFLLAENGRTLHVRSASRVGHSDLGTNRRRIESMRSAIEKL
- a CDS encoding DUF1820 family protein, whose protein sequence is MMQNNKTYYAISYKDPKEGTILTLKARKMVDSSLGLGFVAISDFVFENNKLVVTPDEEALMKRLENVKTLHLSIYSILSVSEMGEENKGLKFKHDKANVLLMPNNNKSS
- the rlmN gene encoding 23S rRNA (adenine(2503)-C(2))-methyltransferase RlmN, which codes for MPIHYKNTYLCDLSKDEFMAFFAQQGLGSGAAKDMFKALYQQPLNDLKILFTKNKHLDEKQLKIDLPEHKTTVAQDQSTKFLINMSHKEAVEAVRMPIINQSSQRTTACVSSQVGCALDCSFCITGTLGLKRNLKTWEVIEQVLLMNQRYPQQPVSNVVFMGMGEPFYNYNAIKRAAEILSDHMGLNIARKRITVSTAGVVPKILSWAKEGQTNLAVSLISAIQEKRSQLMSINDRYPLSELLQSIESYTQSTGKKVLCEYILIKDLTDGQEDIEALAHRLKSLNVTVNLIPYNENKSFAYQRPSKQRILKFRDDLRQKGIFATIRWSYGHDIGAACGQLKKNI
- a CDS encoding bifunctional methionine sulfoxide reductase B/A protein, with the translated sequence MIFFVSIGLGLSKTFAWDVNSFKKPQDKILKKQLSPIEYEVTQKNGTERPFKNTYWDNKKDGIYVDVVSGEPLFSSVHKFKSGTGWPSFYQPIDGHYIIEKDDWSFLGKRIEVRSRYADSHLGHVFADGPKPTGLRYCINSAALTFIPKQELKAKGYAEYVNMFDKSATQETKQQLKTAVFAGGCFWCLEKPFDELKGVKKTISGYSGGKAKNAKYKTVAAGGTQHIEALEVTYDPKQISYEDLLQVYWKNIDPFDSQGQFCDKGYQYTPAIFYQGSQEQQQAKASLSLAQRVKKKNESIAVRIVPLKSFFPAEEYHQDYYQKNPIRYKYYRYRCGRDQRLQDIWGER
- a CDS encoding exodeoxyribonuclease III, which codes for MKLISWNVNGIRAVWKKGFLDWFEQQDADIVAIQETKAWQDQLTEEQLHPKKYHSHWFSAQKKGYSSVALYFKKDPLNITNGLSIDEFDAEGRVVNIEYPEFTLVNAYFPNSQDKGKRIDYKVRFCQAMHKHLDQLKAQGKHVILCGDYNIAHKPIDLARPKANEGNAGYLPEERAWMDTYTDAGYLDIFREFNQNPDQYTWWSYRAQARVRNVGWRIDYFSCNPELKDRLKGMQHQDQVMGSDHCPIELNLKK